From Streptomyces griseorubiginosus, one genomic window encodes:
- a CDS encoding exodeoxyribonuclease VII small subunit, with protein sequence MTSKVAEEALGYEQARDELIEVVRRLEAGGTTLEESLALWERGEELAKVCRRWLDGARARLDAALAEEEETGAEGDSE encoded by the coding sequence ATGACCAGCAAGGTGGCGGAAGAGGCGCTCGGGTACGAGCAGGCGCGGGACGAGCTGATCGAGGTCGTACGGCGCCTCGAGGCGGGCGGCACGACCCTGGAGGAGTCCCTGGCGCTCTGGGAGCGGGGCGAGGAGCTGGCCAAGGTGTGCCGGCGCTGGCTGGACGGGGCGCGGGCGCGGCTGGACGCGGCGCTGGCCGAGGAGGAAGAGACCGGGGCCGAGGGCGACTCCGAGTAG
- a CDS encoding malonic semialdehyde reductase, which yields MSLVLDPAAQDLLFREARTANTFTDEPVTDEQVQAIYDLVKYGPTAFNQSPLRITLVRSPEARERLVQHMAEGNQPKTATAPLVAILSADNEFHEELPQLFPHFPQAKDLFFSERPAREGAAGLNAALQAAYFIIGVRAAGLAAGPMTGVDFEGVRKEFLDDDHTPLMVVNIGKPGEDAWFPRSPRLAYDEVVTTV from the coding sequence ATGTCTCTCGTCCTTGACCCCGCCGCCCAGGACCTGCTGTTCCGCGAGGCCCGTACCGCGAACACCTTCACCGACGAGCCGGTGACCGACGAGCAGGTCCAGGCGATCTACGACCTGGTCAAGTACGGCCCGACCGCCTTCAACCAGAGCCCGCTGCGCATCACCCTGGTCCGCTCCCCCGAGGCCCGCGAGCGCCTGGTCCAGCACATGGCCGAGGGCAACCAGCCGAAGACCGCCACCGCCCCGCTCGTCGCGATCCTCTCCGCGGACAACGAGTTCCACGAGGAGCTGCCCCAGCTCTTCCCGCACTTCCCGCAGGCCAAGGACCTCTTCTTCAGCGAGCGTCCGGCCCGTGAGGGTGCCGCCGGGCTGAACGCCGCCCTGCAGGCCGCGTACTTCATCATCGGCGTCCGTGCCGCGGGTCTCGCCGCCGGCCCGATGACCGGCGTGGACTTCGAGGGCGTCCGCAAGGAGTTCCTGGACGACGACCACACCCCGCTGATGGTCGTCAACATCGGCAAGCCGGGCGAGGACGCCTGGTTCCCGCGCTCCCCGCGGCTGGCGTACGACGAGGTCGTCACCACCGTCTGA
- a CDS encoding DUF4245 domain-containing protein — MAGSNGKQKTVRDMILSLGLIGIAAAVIYVFIPHDDSAPDIKAVDYRVELLTARRAASYPVAAPEGLPAGWKATSVRFQGDESDAWHLGFQAPGGQYVQIEQSTQKPSEFIDDASQGGEATKQTEEIAGRTWTRYTGGRYDALVHSGDGATTVVAGTGSFAQLTEMAKSLKMA; from the coding sequence GTGGCAGGTTCGAACGGCAAGCAGAAGACGGTCCGGGACATGATCCTCTCCCTGGGCCTCATCGGGATCGCGGCGGCGGTCATCTACGTGTTCATCCCGCACGACGACTCCGCTCCGGACATCAAGGCGGTCGACTACCGCGTCGAGCTGCTGACGGCCCGCCGCGCGGCCTCCTATCCGGTGGCCGCTCCCGAGGGACTGCCGGCCGGCTGGAAGGCGACCTCGGTGCGTTTCCAGGGCGACGAGTCCGACGCCTGGCACCTGGGCTTCCAGGCCCCCGGTGGTCAGTACGTGCAGATCGAGCAGTCCACTCAGAAGCCCTCGGAGTTCATCGACGACGCGAGCCAGGGCGGCGAGGCGACGAAGCAGACCGAGGAGATCGCGGGCCGCACCTGGACCCGGTACACGGGCGGCCGCTACGACGCCCTCGTGCACAGCGGCGACGGGGCGACCACGGTGGTCGCGGGCACGGGATCGTTCGCCCAGCTGACCGAGATGGCGAAGTCGCTGAAGATGGCGTGA
- the glpX gene encoding class II fructose-bisphosphatase, translating into MTEHHHLPSELEVPSEAPDRNLALELVRVTEAAAMAAGRWVGRGEKNGADGAAVRAMRSLVSTVSMNGVVVIGEGEKDEAPMLFNGERVGDGTGPECDIAVDPIDGTTLTAKGMPNAIAVLAAADRGSMFDPSAVFYMDKLVTGPEAADFVDINAPVSVNIRRVAKAKRSTPEDVTVVILDRPRHEGIIKEIREAGARIKLISDGDVAGSIYALREGTGVDMLLGIGGTPEGIISACAVKCLGGTIQGKLWPKDDEERARAIDAGHDLDRVLTTDDLVSGENVFFVATGITDGELLRGVRYRSETATTDSIVMRSKSGTVRRIDSEHRLSKLRAYSAIDFDRAK; encoded by the coding sequence ATGACCGAGCATCATCATCTGCCGTCCGAGCTCGAAGTCCCCTCCGAGGCCCCCGACCGCAACCTCGCCCTGGAACTCGTCCGGGTGACCGAAGCCGCCGCGATGGCCGCGGGCCGCTGGGTCGGCCGGGGCGAGAAGAACGGTGCCGACGGTGCCGCGGTTCGCGCCATGCGGTCCCTCGTCTCCACCGTGTCGATGAACGGCGTGGTCGTCATCGGCGAGGGCGAGAAGGACGAGGCCCCGATGCTCTTCAACGGGGAGCGCGTGGGCGACGGGACCGGGCCGGAGTGCGACATCGCCGTCGACCCGATCGACGGCACCACGCTGACGGCCAAGGGCATGCCGAACGCGATCGCGGTACTGGCCGCGGCGGACCGGGGCTCGATGTTCGACCCGTCCGCCGTCTTCTACATGGACAAGCTCGTCACGGGCCCCGAGGCCGCGGACTTCGTCGACATCAACGCGCCGGTCTCCGTGAACATCCGGCGGGTCGCCAAGGCCAAGCGCTCCACGCCCGAAGACGTGACCGTGGTCATCCTCGACCGGCCCCGGCACGAAGGGATCATCAAGGAGATCCGGGAGGCGGGCGCCCGGATCAAGCTGATCTCCGACGGTGACGTGGCCGGCTCGATCTACGCGCTGCGCGAGGGCACCGGCGTCGACATGCTGCTGGGCATCGGCGGTACCCCGGAGGGGATCATCTCCGCCTGTGCCGTGAAGTGCCTCGGCGGGACGATCCAGGGCAAGCTGTGGCCCAAGGACGACGAGGAGCGGGCGCGGGCGATCGACGCGGGGCACGATCTGGACCGGGTGCTGACCACCGACGACCTGGTGTCCGGCGAGAACGTCTTCTTCGTCGCCACGGGGATCACCGACGGTGAGCTGCTCCGTGGGGTGCGGTACCGGTCGGAGACGGCGACGACCGACTCGATCGTGATGCGGTCGAAGTCGGGGACGGTGCGCAGGATCGACTCGGAGCATCGGCTGAGCAAGCTGCGGGCCTACAGTGCGATTGATTTCGACCGGGCCAAGTAG
- a CDS encoding WhiB family transcriptional regulator, producing the protein MLQPPHSSLQVAAVPAQRGPVRDRDQDAPWHTEAVCRRDEAGLFFAPSKEPTAARLSREEAAKRVCARCPVMVECREHALLQPEPYGVWGGLTAAERRVVLARRRRRDLELTKAARAARIAQAG; encoded by the coding sequence GTGCTGCAACCGCCGCATTCGTCCCTGCAGGTAGCTGCCGTGCCGGCCCAGCGGGGGCCAGTGCGGGACAGGGACCAAGACGCTCCATGGCACACCGAGGCGGTGTGCCGGCGCGACGAGGCCGGCCTGTTCTTCGCCCCGTCCAAGGAACCCACCGCCGCCCGGCTGTCCCGCGAGGAGGCCGCGAAGCGCGTCTGCGCCCGCTGTCCGGTCATGGTCGAATGCCGCGAACACGCCCTCCTGCAACCCGAGCCCTACGGCGTCTGGGGCGGCCTGACCGCGGCGGAACGCCGAGTCGTCCTGGCCCGCCGCAGGCGCCGTGACCTGGAACTGACCAAGGCGGCCCGGGCGGCCCGCATAGCCCAGGCGGGCTGA
- a CDS encoding DUF1707 domain-containing protein, with translation MDLQKKTGPQVAEPAELRASDADRDRIADILREALGEGRLTADEHAERVEGVLSAKTVGELEVFIRDLPAAHERRTVPAWTPAANRPTDAIPHDPDDNVVAVFSAAVRKGRWRAGRRIHAYAIFGTVEIDLSEAIFEYRQVVIKAFSVFGNVEIRVPENVSLRGTGGGVLGNFEVDTLDSAEPDAPVVYVDGWAILGNIEGRPKRGKLVADILDRVQRAVDRKVDRSLRKHLDR, from the coding sequence GTGGACCTTCAGAAGAAGACCGGACCCCAGGTCGCCGAGCCCGCGGAGCTGCGCGCCTCGGACGCCGACCGCGACCGCATCGCCGACATCCTGCGCGAGGCCCTCGGCGAGGGCCGCCTCACCGCGGACGAGCACGCCGAGCGGGTCGAGGGGGTGCTGAGCGCCAAGACGGTCGGTGAGCTGGAGGTCTTCATCCGGGACCTGCCCGCCGCCCATGAGCGCCGGACCGTCCCGGCCTGGACCCCGGCCGCCAACCGCCCGACCGACGCGATCCCCCACGACCCGGACGACAACGTGGTGGCCGTCTTCAGCGCCGCCGTCCGCAAGGGCCGCTGGCGCGCGGGCCGCCGTATCCACGCCTACGCGATCTTCGGCACCGTCGAGATAGACCTGAGCGAGGCGATCTTCGAGTACCGCCAGGTCGTCATCAAGGCGTTCTCGGTCTTCGGCAACGTCGAGATCCGAGTCCCGGAGAACGTCTCGCTGCGCGGCACCGGCGGCGGTGTCCTCGGCAACTTCGAGGTGGACACCCTGGACTCGGCCGAGCCCGACGCCCCGGTGGTCTATGTCGACGGCTGGGCGATCCTCGGCAACATCGAGGGGCGGCCCAAGCGCGGGAAGCTGGTCGCGGACATCCTCGACCGGGTGCAGCGCGCGGTCGACCGCAAGGTCGACAGGAGTTTGCGCAAACACCTGGATCGTTGA
- a CDS encoding fumarate hydratase — MPEFAYTDLLPMGEDTTPYRLVTSEGVSTFEADGRTFLKVEPEALRKLAEEAIHDIQHYLRPAHLAQLRRIIDDPEASSNDKFVALDLLKNANIAAAGVLPMCQDTGTAIVMGKRGQNVLTEGGDEAALSKGIYDAYLNLNLRYSQMAPLTMWDEKNTGSNLPAQIELYATDGGAYKFLFMAKGGGSANKSFLYQETKAVLNEASMMKFLEEKIRSLGTAACPPYHLAIVVGGTSAEYALKTAKYASAHYLDEIPAEGSELGHGFRDKELEEKVFELTQRIGIGAQFGGKYFCHDVRVVRLPRHGASCPVAIAVSCSADRQAVAKITAEGVFLEQLETDPARFLPETTDEHLDESSDVVKIDLNQPMETILAELTKYPVKTRLSLTGPLVVARDIAHAKIKERLDAGEEMPQYLKDHPVYYAGPAKTPEGYASGSFGPTTAGRMDSYVEQFQAAGGSKVMLAKGNRSAQVTKACDTHGGFYLGSIGGPAARLAQDCIKKVEVVEYEELGMEAVWKIEVEDFPAFIVVDDKGNDFFQDPAPAPTFTTIPVRGPGLA, encoded by the coding sequence ATGCCTGAGTTCGCGTACACCGATCTGCTCCCCATGGGAGAGGACACCACCCCCTACCGGCTGGTGACCTCCGAGGGTGTCTCCACCTTCGAGGCCGACGGGCGGACGTTCCTCAAGGTGGAGCCGGAGGCGCTGCGCAAGCTCGCCGAGGAGGCCATCCACGACATCCAGCACTATCTGCGGCCGGCCCACCTCGCCCAGCTGCGGCGGATCATCGACGACCCCGAGGCGTCGAGCAACGACAAGTTCGTGGCGCTGGACCTGCTGAAGAACGCGAACATCGCGGCGGCGGGTGTGCTCCCGATGTGCCAGGACACCGGTACGGCGATCGTCATGGGCAAGCGCGGGCAGAACGTGCTGACCGAGGGCGGTGACGAGGCGGCGCTGTCGAAGGGCATCTACGACGCGTACCTGAACCTCAACCTGCGCTACTCGCAGATGGCCCCGCTGACCATGTGGGACGAGAAGAACACCGGCTCCAACCTCCCCGCGCAGATCGAGCTGTACGCCACCGACGGCGGCGCGTACAAGTTCCTGTTCATGGCGAAGGGCGGCGGCTCGGCCAACAAGTCGTTCCTCTACCAGGAGACGAAGGCCGTCCTGAACGAGGCCTCCATGATGAAGTTCCTGGAGGAGAAGATCCGTTCGCTCGGTACGGCCGCCTGCCCGCCGTACCACCTGGCGATCGTCGTCGGCGGTACGAGTGCCGAGTACGCGCTGAAGACGGCCAAGTACGCCTCCGCGCACTACCTGGACGAGATCCCGGCCGAGGGCTCGGAGCTCGGACACGGGTTCCGGGACAAGGAGCTGGAGGAGAAGGTCTTCGAGCTGACGCAGAGGATCGGCATCGGCGCCCAGTTCGGCGGCAAGTACTTCTGCCACGACGTGCGGGTCGTACGGCTGCCCCGGCACGGCGCGTCCTGCCCGGTCGCCATCGCGGTGTCCTGCTCGGCCGACCGGCAGGCCGTCGCGAAGATCACCGCGGAGGGTGTCTTCCTGGAGCAGCTGGAGACGGACCCGGCGCGGTTCCTGCCGGAGACCACGGACGAGCACCTGGACGAGTCGTCCGACGTGGTGAAGATCGACCTGAACCAGCCGATGGAGACGATCCTCGCGGAGCTCACCAAGTACCCGGTGAAGACGCGGCTTTCGCTGACCGGTCCGCTGGTCGTGGCCCGTGACATCGCGCACGCCAAGATCAAGGAGCGGCTGGACGCGGGCGAGGAGATGCCGCAGTACCTCAAGGACCACCCGGTGTACTACGCGGGCCCGGCCAAGACCCCCGAGGGCTACGCCTCCGGTTCCTTCGGTCCGACCACGGCCGGCCGCATGGACTCCTACGTCGAGCAGTTCCAGGCGGCGGGCGGCTCCAAGGTGATGCTGGCGAAGGGCAACCGGTCCGCCCAGGTCACCAAGGCCTGCGACACGCACGGCGGCTTCTACCTCGGCTCCATCGGCGGCCCGGCGGCCCGGCTCGCCCAGGACTGCATCAAGAAGGTCGAGGTCGTCGAGTACGAGGAGCTCGGCATGGAGGCGGTCTGGAAGATCGAGGTCGAGGACTTCCCCGCCTTCATCGTCGTCGACGACAAGGGCAACGACTTCTTCCAGGACCCCGCGCCCGCACCGACGTTCACGACGATCCCGGTGCGGGGACCTGGGCTGGCGTAG
- a CDS encoding class II fumarate hydratase gives MSEYRIEHDSMGEVQVPVDAKWRAQTQRAVENFPISGQRIERAHIEALARIKGAAAKVNARLGVLDKDVAEAIQEAAEEVAEGKWDEHFPIDVFQTGSGTSSNMNTNEVIATLATERLGAGRGVHPNDHVNASQSSNDVFPSSIHIAATAAVTRDLIPALQHLADALGRKSEEFADVVKSGRTHLMDATPVTLGQEFGGYAAQIRYGVERLTASLPRLAELPLGGTAVGTGINTPPGFSAAVIEEVARTTGLPLTEARDHFEAQGARDGIVETSGQLRTIAVGLTKIANDLRWMSSGPRTGLAEISLPDLQPGSSIMPGKVNPVIPEAVLMVAAQVIGNDATVATAGAAGNFELNVMLPVIAKNVLESIRLLANVSRLLADRTVDGIVAHRERAREYAESSPSVVTPLNKYIGYEEAAKVAKKALAEQKTIREAVLEGGYVERGDLTAEQLDEALDVLRMTRP, from the coding sequence ATGAGCGAATACCGCATCGAGCACGACTCCATGGGCGAGGTCCAGGTCCCCGTGGACGCCAAGTGGCGGGCCCAGACGCAGCGGGCCGTGGAGAACTTCCCGATCTCCGGGCAGCGGATCGAGCGGGCGCACATCGAGGCGCTCGCGCGGATCAAGGGGGCGGCCGCGAAGGTGAACGCGCGGCTGGGGGTGCTCGACAAGGACGTCGCGGAGGCCATCCAGGAGGCGGCCGAGGAGGTTGCCGAGGGGAAGTGGGACGAGCACTTCCCGATCGACGTCTTCCAGACCGGCTCCGGCACCTCGTCGAACATGAACACCAACGAGGTCATCGCGACCCTGGCGACCGAACGGCTCGGCGCCGGCCGGGGCGTGCACCCCAACGACCACGTCAACGCCTCCCAGTCGTCCAACGACGTCTTCCCGTCCTCCATCCACATCGCCGCCACCGCCGCCGTCACCCGGGACCTGATCCCCGCCCTCCAGCACCTCGCCGACGCCCTCGGCCGCAAGTCCGAGGAGTTCGCCGACGTCGTGAAGTCGGGGCGGACCCATCTGATGGACGCCACCCCGGTGACGCTCGGTCAGGAGTTCGGCGGATACGCCGCCCAGATCAGGTACGGCGTCGAGCGGCTCACCGCCTCCCTCCCCCGGCTCGCCGAACTGCCGCTGGGCGGTACCGCCGTCGGCACCGGCATCAACACCCCGCCGGGGTTCTCCGCCGCCGTCATCGAGGAGGTCGCCCGCACCACCGGGCTGCCCCTCACCGAGGCCCGCGACCACTTCGAGGCGCAGGGCGCGCGGGACGGGATCGTCGAGACCAGCGGGCAGCTCAGGACCATCGCGGTCGGACTGACGAAGATCGCCAACGATCTGCGCTGGATGTCCTCCGGCCCCAGGACGGGCCTCGCGGAGATCTCGCTGCCCGACCTCCAGCCCGGCTCCTCGATCATGCCCGGCAAGGTCAACCCGGTGATCCCGGAGGCCGTGCTCATGGTCGCCGCCCAGGTGATCGGCAACGACGCGACCGTCGCGACCGCCGGCGCGGCCGGCAACTTCGAACTCAACGTCATGCTTCCGGTCATCGCGAAGAACGTCCTGGAGTCGATCCGGCTGCTCGCCAACGTCTCCCGGCTGCTCGCCGACCGGACCGTCGACGGCATCGTCGCCCACCGCGAACGGGCCCGGGAGTACGCCGAGTCCTCGCCCTCCGTGGTCACCCCGCTCAACAAGTACATCGGGTACGAGGAGGCCGCGAAGGTCGCCAAGAAGGCCCTCGCCGAGCAGAAGACGATCCGCGAGGCCGTGCTGGAGGGCGGGTACGTGGAGCGCGGCGACCTGACGGCCGAGCAGCTCGACGAGGCGCTGGATGTCCTGCGGATGACACGGCCGTAA
- a CDS encoding DUF402 domain-containing protein: MADGGAVRAVEAGTSAHFWEPGSQILWRYRENAGAQFHIARPVTVVRDDAELLAVWLAPGTECVKPVLADGTSVHAEPLESRYTKPRTVQRDRWFGTGVLKLARPGLPWSVWLFWEPGWRFKNWYVNLEEPLVRWAGGVDSEDHFLDITVDPDRSWQWRDEDEFAQAQQDGLMGPDLAEQVRAAGRSAVEVIRAWGPPFSDGWPDWRPDPSWTVPLLPEDWDRTPAHLSS, from the coding sequence ATGGCAGACGGTGGAGCGGTGAGAGCAGTGGAAGCGGGTACGTCGGCGCACTTCTGGGAGCCCGGGAGTCAGATCCTGTGGCGCTACCGGGAGAACGCGGGCGCCCAGTTCCACATCGCCCGCCCCGTCACCGTCGTACGCGACGACGCGGAACTGCTCGCCGTGTGGCTGGCACCGGGCACCGAGTGTGTGAAGCCGGTGCTGGCCGACGGCACCTCCGTGCACGCCGAGCCGCTGGAGTCCCGTTACACCAAGCCGCGGACCGTGCAGCGGGACCGCTGGTTCGGCACCGGGGTGCTGAAGCTGGCGCGGCCCGGTCTGCCGTGGTCGGTGTGGCTGTTCTGGGAGCCGGGCTGGCGGTTCAAGAACTGGTACGTGAACCTCGAGGAGCCCCTGGTCCGTTGGGCCGGGGGCGTGGACTCCGAGGACCACTTCCTGGACATCACCGTGGATCCCGACCGCAGTTGGCAGTGGCGGGACGAGGACGAGTTCGCGCAGGCCCAGCAGGACGGCCTGATGGGCCCCGACCTGGCCGAACAGGTCCGGGCCGCGGGCCGCTCCGCGGTGGAGGTGATCCGCGCCTGGGGCCCGCCGTTCTCGGACGGCTGGCCCGACTGGCGGCCCGATCCGTCCTGGACTGTGCCGCTCCTTCCGGAAGACTGGGACCGTACGCCCGCGCACTTGTCCTCATGA
- a CDS encoding SpoIIE family protein phosphatase yields MTEHPTSFERPQPGVDPTDPGGALLRSPVPAPAPGVETPAALPVQARSGDPDPAPVLQSSNSKTGTTGNHKDMGMNPAGTGPEHSQPTAAEQDPHRPRPVSEAVPVQPGGEDDRSQGGDERRTGQGLPPGRPTPMRRDGDRLRFVGAATRRIARGIDLDEIVMGLCRATVPTFSDAILVYLRDPLPVGDERPTGPLVLRLRRSDRIPQQERDLEDGILPVPVPENPSELDALGTELCEVQPGSALAEVLRGVRPVFTDTPAAHAALPELLGEGVEFAVPSGRRAILAPLRGRRRVIGAALFLRRPDRIPFDPDDLLVAAQLATHSALGIDKAVLYGREAYIADELQRTMLPETLPRPTGVRLASRYLPAAETARVGGDWYDAIPLPGSRVALVVGDVMGHSMTSAAIMGQLRTTAQTLAGLDLPPQEVLHHLDEQAQRLGTDRMATCLYAVYDPVSHRITIANAGHPPPVLLHLGGRAEVLRVPPGAPIGVGGVDFEAVELDAPAGATLLLYTDGLVESRLRDVWTGIEQLREKLAATAQLTGPDHPPPLEALCDEVLDMLGPGDRDDDIALLAARFDGIAPSDVAYWFLEPEDAAPGRARRLARRALSRWGMEDLTDSVELLVSEVVTNAVRYATRPVTLRLLRTDVLRCEVGDDVPQLPRLRQARATDEGGRGLYLVNRLARRWGATRLSTGKVVWFELNRG; encoded by the coding sequence GTGACGGAGCACCCGACCTCCTTCGAACGCCCCCAGCCGGGCGTCGACCCGACGGACCCCGGCGGGGCGCTGCTGCGTTCCCCGGTGCCCGCTCCCGCCCCGGGCGTCGAGACCCCGGCCGCTTTACCTGTTCAGGCCCGCTCCGGTGACCCGGACCCGGCCCCCGTCCTCCAGAGCAGCAACAGCAAGACCGGCACCACCGGCAACCACAAGGACATGGGCATGAACCCGGCCGGTACCGGCCCCGAGCACTCCCAGCCGACCGCCGCCGAGCAGGACCCGCACCGCCCGCGGCCCGTCTCCGAGGCGGTCCCGGTCCAGCCGGGCGGCGAGGACGACCGGTCGCAGGGCGGCGACGAACGCCGTACCGGACAGGGTCTGCCCCCGGGCCGGCCCACTCCGATGCGCCGGGACGGCGACCGGCTGCGCTTCGTGGGCGCGGCCACCCGCCGGATCGCCCGGGGCATCGACCTGGACGAGATCGTCATGGGGCTGTGTCGGGCGACCGTGCCGACCTTCTCGGACGCGATCCTGGTCTATCTGCGCGACCCGCTGCCGGTGGGCGACGAGCGGCCCACCGGGCCCCTGGTGCTCCGGCTGCGGCGCAGCGACCGGATCCCGCAGCAGGAGCGGGATCTGGAGGACGGCATCCTGCCGGTGCCGGTGCCGGAGAACCCGTCCGAACTGGACGCGCTCGGCACCGAACTGTGCGAGGTGCAGCCCGGCAGCGCGCTCGCCGAGGTGCTGCGCGGGGTGCGCCCGGTCTTCACGGACACTCCCGCCGCCCATGCCGCGCTGCCGGAACTGCTCGGCGAGGGTGTCGAGTTCGCCGTGCCGTCGGGCCGCCGCGCGATCCTCGCCCCGCTGCGCGGCCGGCGCCGGGTCATCGGCGCCGCGCTGTTCCTGCGCCGCCCGGACCGCATCCCCTTCGACCCGGACGACCTCCTGGTCGCCGCCCAGCTCGCCACGCACAGCGCGCTGGGCATCGACAAGGCGGTGCTGTACGGCCGTGAGGCGTACATCGCCGACGAGTTGCAGCGCACGATGCTCCCGGAGACCCTGCCCCGGCCGACCGGTGTCCGGCTGGCCTCGCGCTATCTGCCCGCCGCCGAGACGGCCCGGGTGGGCGGCGACTGGTACGACGCGATCCCGCTGCCGGGCAGCCGCGTCGCCCTGGTCGTGGGTGACGTCATGGGGCACTCCATGACCTCCGCGGCGATCATGGGCCAGCTGCGCACGACCGCGCAGACCCTCGCCGGGCTCGACCTGCCGCCGCAGGAGGTGCTGCACCACCTCGACGAACAGGCCCAGCGGCTCGGCACGGACCGTATGGCGACCTGCCTCTACGCCGTCTACGACCCGGTCTCGCACCGGATCACCATCGCCAACGCCGGGCACCCGCCGCCGGTGCTGCTGCATCTGGGTGGCCGTGCGGAGGTGCTCCGGGTGCCGCCGGGCGCGCCGATCGGTGTCGGGGGCGTCGACTTCGAGGCCGTGGAGCTGGACGCTCCCGCGGGGGCGACCCTCCTGCTGTACACGGACGGGCTCGTGGAGTCCAGGCTGCGGGACGTGTGGACCGGGATAGAGCAGCTGCGGGAGAAGCTCGCCGCGACCGCGCAGCTGACCGGGCCGGATCATCCGCCGCCGCTGGAAGCCCTGTGCGACGAGGTGCTCGACATGCTCGGTCCCGGTGACCGGGACGACGACATCGCGCTGCTCGCGGCCCGCTTCGACGGGATCGCGCCGAGTGATGTGGCGTACTGGTTCCTGGAGCCGGAGGACGCGGCGCCGGGGCGGGCCCGGCGGCTCGCGCGGCGGGCGCTGTCCCGTTGGGGCATGGAGGATCTCACCGACTCCGTCGAGCTGTTGGTGAGCGAGGTCGTCACCAACGCCGTGCGGTACGCGACCCGGCCGGTGACGCTCCGGCTGCTGCGGACCGATGTGCTGCGGTGCGAGGTCGGCGACGACGTGCCGCAGCTGCCCCGGCTGCGGCAGGCCCGGGCGACGGACGAGGGCGGCCGGGGGCTCTACCTGGTGAACCGCCTGGCCCGGCGGTGGGGTGCCACGCGGCTGAGCACCGGCAAGGTGGTCTGGTTCGAGCTCAACCGGGGCTAG